From Oryza brachyantha chromosome 9, ObraRS2, whole genome shotgun sequence, a single genomic window includes:
- the LOC102701753 gene encoding ALA-interacting subunit 1-like isoform X2, producing MLPANGDRAGPSSGKDDSVDTVKKSNRPQPRPFTQQAIPACKPILTPQVVIPVLVFVGLIFIPIGLACIAASNKVPKDMKRPIYIYYQLDKFYQNHRRYVKSLNDLQLSNRKNVNDTQYCSPEATANGRPIVPCGLIAWSLFNDTYSFTRGNETLRVNKNSISWKSERDHRFGKNVYPKNFQNGTLIGGGQLNPSKPLSEQEDLIVWTRIAALPTFRKLYGKIDMDLQAGDHVEVTMQNNYNSYSFDGKKSLVISTAGWLGGKNAFLGRAYVIVGLACFLLALLLTLLCVVFPMKEEHLSLHYLPARLVR from the exons ATGCTGCCGGCGAACGGTGACAGAGCTGGGCCAAGCTCCGGCAAAGATGACTCTGTAGACACCGTGAAGAAGAGCAATAGGCCTCAGC CTCGTCCATTTACGCAGCAAGCAATTCCAGCATGTAAGCCTATACTGACGCCCCAGGTG GTTATTCCTGTACTGGTGTTTGTGGGCTTAATTTTCATTCCAATTGGCCTTGCATGTATTGCAGCTTCAAATAAG GTCCCGAAAGATATGAAGAGGCCAATCTACATATATTATCAACTTGATAAGTTCTACCAAAACCACAGAAG GTATGTGAAGAGCCTCAACGATCTGCAGCTGAGTAATCGGAAGAATGTGAATGACACACAATACTGCAGCCCTGAAGCTACTGCAAATGGTAGACCTATTGTTCCTTGTGGTCTCATAGCTTGGAGCCTGTTCAATGACACATACAGCTTCACTCGTGGCAATGAGACTTTGAGAGTGAACAAGAACAGCATTTCGTGGAAGAGCGAAAGGGATCACAGATTTGGCAAGAACGTGTATCCTAAGAACTTTCAGAATGGGACTCTGATTGGTGGAGGGCAGTTAAATCCAAGCAAACCT CTGAGTGAACAGGAAGACCTGATCGTCTGGACGAGAATAGCAGCACTGCCAACCTTCAGAAAGCTGTATGGTAAAATCGACATGGATCTCCAAGCCGGCGATCATGTAGAAGTGACCATGCAGAACAACTACAACTCGTACAGCTTCGACGGCAAGAAGTCACTGGTGATATCCACCGCCGGTTGGCTAGGAGGGAAGAACGCCTTCCTCGGCCGTGCCTACGTGATAGTCGGCTTGGCCTGCTTCCTGCTGGCACTGCTGCTTACATTGCTCTGCGTCGTCTTCCCCAT GAAAGAGGAGCATCTGTCGCTGCACTATCTTCCTGCTCGCCTTGTCCGATGA
- the LOC102701753 gene encoding ALA-interacting subunit 1-like isoform X1 — MLPANGDRAGPSSGKDDSVDTVKKSNRPQPRPFTQQAIPACKPILTPQVVIPVLVFVGLIFIPIGLACIAASNKIVELVDRYDKKCVPRNMLHNKVAYIQNSSIDKTCTRIFKVPKDMKRPIYIYYQLDKFYQNHRRYVKSLNDLQLSNRKNVNDTQYCSPEATANGRPIVPCGLIAWSLFNDTYSFTRGNETLRVNKNSISWKSERDHRFGKNVYPKNFQNGTLIGGGQLNPSKPLSEQEDLIVWTRIAALPTFRKLYGKIDMDLQAGDHVEVTMQNNYNSYSFDGKKSLVISTAGWLGGKNAFLGRAYVIVGLACFLLALLLTLLCVVFPMKEEHLSLHYLPARLVR; from the exons ATGCTGCCGGCGAACGGTGACAGAGCTGGGCCAAGCTCCGGCAAAGATGACTCTGTAGACACCGTGAAGAAGAGCAATAGGCCTCAGC CTCGTCCATTTACGCAGCAAGCAATTCCAGCATGTAAGCCTATACTGACGCCCCAGGTG GTTATTCCTGTACTGGTGTTTGTGGGCTTAATTTTCATTCCAATTGGCCTTGCATGTATTGCAGCTTCAAATAAG ATCGTTGAATTGGTTGATcgttatgataaaaaatgtgTACCGCGGAACATGCTTCACAATAAAGTTGCTTATATCCAAAATTCATCAATAGATAAGACCTGCACAAGGATCTTCAAG GTCCCGAAAGATATGAAGAGGCCAATCTACATATATTATCAACTTGATAAGTTCTACCAAAACCACAGAAG GTATGTGAAGAGCCTCAACGATCTGCAGCTGAGTAATCGGAAGAATGTGAATGACACACAATACTGCAGCCCTGAAGCTACTGCAAATGGTAGACCTATTGTTCCTTGTGGTCTCATAGCTTGGAGCCTGTTCAATGACACATACAGCTTCACTCGTGGCAATGAGACTTTGAGAGTGAACAAGAACAGCATTTCGTGGAAGAGCGAAAGGGATCACAGATTTGGCAAGAACGTGTATCCTAAGAACTTTCAGAATGGGACTCTGATTGGTGGAGGGCAGTTAAATCCAAGCAAACCT CTGAGTGAACAGGAAGACCTGATCGTCTGGACGAGAATAGCAGCACTGCCAACCTTCAGAAAGCTGTATGGTAAAATCGACATGGATCTCCAAGCCGGCGATCATGTAGAAGTGACCATGCAGAACAACTACAACTCGTACAGCTTCGACGGCAAGAAGTCACTGGTGATATCCACCGCCGGTTGGCTAGGAGGGAAGAACGCCTTCCTCGGCCGTGCCTACGTGATAGTCGGCTTGGCCTGCTTCCTGCTGGCACTGCTGCTTACATTGCTCTGCGTCGTCTTCCCCAT GAAAGAGGAGCATCTGTCGCTGCACTATCTTCCTGCTCGCCTTGTCCGATGA
- the LOC102702036 gene encoding mitochondrial amidoxime reducing component 2-like isoform X1, producing MEKAASFLSSLIGGGEELPEPKATVRSILIYPIKSCRGISVPQAPIASTGFRWDRQWVVVNSKGRACTQRVEPKLALVEVEMPPEAFSEEWQPTPDSYLVVRAPGMDPLKIPLSAERATVDDVSVWEWSGSAYDEGSEAAEWFSSYFGSPSRLVRFKEASEIRPTNPDFAKGYKIMFTDCFPFLMASQGSLDALNEILKEPVPMNRFRPNILVDGCHPYSEDLWKTIKINKLTFQGVKLCNRCKVPTVNQETGILGSEPTETLLTFRSDEVLRPSHKNKRQVYFGQNLVCKESLSARGKGKIIKAGDPVYVLEEFPSSDEAPA from the exons ATGGAGAAggccgcctccttcctctcctcgctcatcggcggcggcgaggagctgcCGGAGCCGAAGGCGACGGTGAGGTCGATCCTGATATACCCCATCAAGTCCTGCAGGGGCATCTCCGTGCCCCAGGCCCCAATCGCATCCACTG GGTTCCGGTGGGATCGGCAGTGGGTGGTGGTGAACTCCAAGGGGAGGGCCTGCACGCAGAGGGTGGAGCCCAAGCTCGCGCTGGTGGAGGTTGAGATGCCGCCGGAGGCATTCTCCGAGGAGTGGCAGCCAACCCCCGACTCCTACttgg TTGTAAGAGCACCTGGAATGGACCCATTGAAGATCCCTCTCAGCGCTGAACGAGCCACGGTTGATGATGTCTCTGTATGGGAGTGGTCTGGTTCTGCTTATGATGAAGGATCTGAAGCAGCCGAGTGGTTTTCCAGTTACTTTGGGAGCCCAAGTCGTCTAGTGCGTTTTAAAGAAG CATCGGAAATCAGACCGACCAATCCTGACTTCGCTAAAGGTTACAAAATTATGTTTACAGATTGCTTCCCGTTCCTGATGGCCTCCCAG GGCTCATTGGATGCACTAAATGAGATTCTAAAAGAACCTGTACCAATGAACCGTTTCAGACCAAA TATTTTGGTGGATGGATGCCACCCATACTCAGAGGATCTGTggaaaaccataaaaataaacaagttaACATTTCAGGGCGTGAAGTTATGCAACCGTTGCAAG GTACCTACCGTTAATCAAGAAACTGGGATACTTGGCAGTGAACCAACAGAAACTCTACTTACATTCCGGTCTGATGAAGTGCTACGTCCGAGCCACAAAAACAAACGGCAG GTGTACTTTGGGCAAAATTTAGTCTGCAAGGAATCTCTGTCAGCAAGGGGCAAAGGAAAGATCATCAAGGCTGGCGATCCGGTTTATGTCCTGGAGGAATTCCCTTCTTCCGATGAAGCTCCAGCATGA
- the LOC102702036 gene encoding mitochondrial amidoxime reducing component 2-like isoform X2 encodes MEKAASFLSSLIGGGEELPEPKATVRSILIYPIKSCRGISVPQAPIASTGFRWDRQWVVVNSKGRACTQRVEPKLALVEVEMPPEAFSEEWQPTPDSYLVVRAPGMDPLKIPLSAERATVDDVSVWEWSGSAYDEGSEAAEWFSSYFGSPSRLVRFKEASEIRPTNPDFAKGYKIMFTDCFPFLMASQGSLDALNEILKEPVPMNRFRPK; translated from the exons ATGGAGAAggccgcctccttcctctcctcgctcatcggcggcggcgaggagctgcCGGAGCCGAAGGCGACGGTGAGGTCGATCCTGATATACCCCATCAAGTCCTGCAGGGGCATCTCCGTGCCCCAGGCCCCAATCGCATCCACTG GGTTCCGGTGGGATCGGCAGTGGGTGGTGGTGAACTCCAAGGGGAGGGCCTGCACGCAGAGGGTGGAGCCCAAGCTCGCGCTGGTGGAGGTTGAGATGCCGCCGGAGGCATTCTCCGAGGAGTGGCAGCCAACCCCCGACTCCTACttgg TTGTAAGAGCACCTGGAATGGACCCATTGAAGATCCCTCTCAGCGCTGAACGAGCCACGGTTGATGATGTCTCTGTATGGGAGTGGTCTGGTTCTGCTTATGATGAAGGATCTGAAGCAGCCGAGTGGTTTTCCAGTTACTTTGGGAGCCCAAGTCGTCTAGTGCGTTTTAAAGAAG CATCGGAAATCAGACCGACCAATCCTGACTTCGCTAAAGGTTACAAAATTATGTTTACAGATTGCTTCCCGTTCCTGATGGCCTCCCAG GGCTCATTGGATGCACTAAATGAGATTCTAAAAGAACCTGTACCAATGAACCGTTTCAGACCAAA GTGA
- the LOC102709678 gene encoding mitochondrial amidoxime reducing component 2-like → MAGLAGVSISKPRAMDKGAAGEALPEPAATVKSIVVYPVKSCRGISVPQAAITSAGFRWDRQWLVTSSSGRAFTQRVEPKLALVEVEMPPAAFTGDWQPTPDSHMVIRAPGLDPLKIPLGAKRATVDDVSVWEWSGSAFDEGDEAAEWFSSYFGKPSRLVRFNEALEIRQTNPDYAQGYKVLFADAFPFLLASQGSVDALNSVLKEPVPMNRFRPNIIVDGCHPYSEDLWKTIKIDKLTFLGVKLCDRCKVPTINQDNGIPGVEPTEALQALRSDEVLRPSHKNKRRVYFGQNLVCKESLSAKDEGRIIKVGDPIYVLETFPSSDQVPA, encoded by the exons ATGGCAGGCTTGGCTGGCGTCAGCATCAGCAAGCCACGAGCCATGGATaagggcgccgccggcgaggcgctcccggagccggcggcgacggtaaAATCGATCGTCGTGTACCCCGTCAAGTCCTGCAGGGGCATCTCCGTGCCCCAGGCCGCCATCACCTCCGCCG GGTTCAGGTGGGATCGGCAGTGGCTGGTGACGAGCTCCAGCGGGAGAGCTTTCACGCAGAGAGTGGAGCCCAAGCTCGCGCTGGTTGAGGTGGagatgccgccggcggcgttcACTGGGGACTGGCAGCCAACTCCAGATTCTCACATGG TTATTAGAGCACCTGGATTAGATCCACTGAAGATCCCTCTTGGTGCCAAACGTGCCACCGTTGATGATGTCTCTGTCTGGGAGTGGTCTGGTTCTGCATTTGATGAAGGAGATGAAGCAGCAGAGTGGTTTTCCAGTTACTTTGGGAAGCCGAGTCGGCTCGTGCGGTTTAATGAAG CATTGGAAATTCGGCAGACCAATCCTGACTATGCTCAAGGTTATAAAGTTCTGTTTGCTGATGCCTTCCCATTCCTGCTGGCCTCCCAG GGCTCAGTTGATGCGCTAAATAGTGTGCTTAAAGAACCGGTGCCAATGAATCGCTTCAGACCAAA TATTATAGTGgatggatgtcatccatactCGGAGGATCTTTGGAAGACCATAAAGATAGACAAATTGACATTTTTAGGCGTCAAGTTATGCGATCGTTGCAAG GTGCCTACCATTAATCAAGACAATGGAATTCCTGGTGTAGAACCAACAGAAGCTCTACAAGCACTCCGGTCTGATGAAGTGTTGCGGCCGAGCCACAAAAATAAACGTCGG GTCTATTTTGGGCAAAATTTAGTCTGCAAGGAATCTCTGTCAGCAAAGGACGAAGGCAGGATCATCAAGGTCGGCGATCCCATTTATGTTCTTGAGACATTCCCTTCTTCAGATCAAGTTCCAGCATGA
- the LOC102709958 gene encoding extensin-like — protein MNCTVYLGNKQAYHVLLLPPLKSSYHLAFAKLVSPAMEEERNSYHLRPLHLLSIVFLGFASFSQCGARVLTPDELLLDRYHYYQSSDPYYSTPVLPPYGDAFSLPNPPPSPPPPPPMSNCLLPPTAPSPPSIIPAPTFTYSSPPPPPLYYPPPYLSPYPPDISPTPPPTVTPLPPIVYPSPPEITPSPPEIAPYPSPPEVTPSPPEITPYPSPPEVVPSPPEITPYPSPPEVVPTPPEITPYPSPPTVIPLPPIIYPSPPEVTPNPPEITPYPSPPEVTPSPPEITPYPSPPEVTPSPPEISPYPSPPEITPSPSPPEISPSPPSYEPSPPSIVPSPPEYAPEPPTYVPSPPAYVVPGPPEYAPEPPVYAPYPPGIFPSPPEYAPEPPSYVPSPPEYAPEPPSSYVPSPPGYAPEPPVYAPYPPGITPSPPEYGPGPPGGGGYLPPMVFPPPFASRTPPRRRAVWCVAKPSVPGPIIQQAMDYACGSGADCDSIQPSGPCFRPNSMIAHASYAFNSYWQRAKSNGATCDFGGTAMLITKDPSYGSCHYSMM, from the exons ATGAACTGCACCGTTTATCTGGGCAACAAGCAAGCATAT catgtgctgctgctgccgcctctGAAATCCTCTTACCATTTGGCATTTGCCAAGCTTGTGTCTCCTGccatggaggaggagcgcAACAGCTACCACCTGCGTCCGTTGCATCTCCTCTCCATCGTCTTCCTCGGTTTCGCTTCCTTCTCGCAATGCG GTGCAAGAGTGTTAACTCCAGATGAGCTACTACTCGATCGCTACCACTACTACCAATCATCTGATCCATACTACAGCACGCCGGTCCTGCCACCCTACGGCGACGCATTTTCGCTACCCaaccctcctccctcccctccccctcctcctccgatgTCCAactgcctcctccctccgaccgcaccatcgccgccgtccataATTCCAGCACCGACATTCACATACAgttctccgccgccaccgccactcTACTACCCTCCACCGTATCTTAGCCCGTACCCGCCAGATATAAGCCCAACCCCGCCGCCAACCGTCACACCATTACCACCGATAGTCTATCCAAGCCCACCAGAGATCACGCCAAGCCCGCCAGAAATTGCACCGTATCCAAGCCCGCCTGAAGTTACACCTAGCCCACCGGAGATTACACCGTATCCAAGCCCGCCCGAAGTTGTGCCTAGCCCGCCGGAGATCACACCGTATCCAAGCCCACCTGAGGTTGTGCCTACTCCACCGGAGATTACACCATATCCAAGTCCACCGACCGTGATACCACTGCCACCGATAATCTACCCAAGCCCACCAGAAGTCACACCCAACCCACCGGAGATCACACCATATCCAAGCCCACCCGAAGTCACGCCCAGTCCACCGGAGATCACCCCGTATCCAAGCCCGCCCGAAGTCACACCCAGCCCACCAGAGATCAGCCCTTATCCAAGCCCACCAGAAATAACACCGAGCCCAAGCCCACCGGAAATCTCACCGAGCCCACCTAGCTATGAGCCCAGCCCGCCGAGTATTGTGCCGAGCCCACCGGAGTACGCGCCGGAACCACCCACGTACGTCCCGAGCCCACCGGCTTACGTGGTGCCAGGCCCACCGGAGTACGCGCCGGAGCCGCCGGTGTACGCGCCGTATCCACCAGGGATCTTCCCGAGTCCACCGGAGTATGCGCCGGAGCCGCCGTCATACGTGCCAAGCCCACCGGAGTACGCGCCGGAGCCGCCGTCGTCATACGTGCCAAGCCCACCGGGGTACGCGCCAGAGCCGCCTGTGTACGCGCCGTACCCACCGGGGATCACCCCGAGCCCGCCGGAGTACGGGCCGGGGCcgcctggcggcggcgggtaccTGCCGCCGATGGTGTTCCCGCCGCCGTTCGCGTCGCggacgccgccgaggaggcgcGCGGTGTGGTGCGTGGCGAAGCCGTCGGTGCCGGGGCCGATCATCCAGCAGGCGATGGACTACGCGTGCGGGTCCGGCGCCGACTGCGACTCCATCCAGCCGTCGGGGCCGTGCTTCCGGCCGAACAGCATGATCGCCCACGCCTCCTACGCCTTCAACAGCTACTGGCAGCGCGCCAAGTCCAACGGCGCCACCTGCGACTTCGGCGGCACCGCCATGCTCATCACCAAGGATCCTA gTTATGGTAGCTGCCACTACAGCATGATGTGA
- the LOC102702314 gene encoding protein SUPPRESSOR OF FRI 4, with translation MGKKKKRVEKVFCYYCDREFDDEKILVQHQKAKHFKCHVCHKKLSTAGGMAIHVLQVHKESVTKVPNAKPERESTEIEIFGMQGIPPDVLAAHYGEEEDPSSKVAKVEVPSIRPPVMPNPAGMLYPPRPAYGVAPPMYNPALNPLMARPPIWPAPPPQPWFTQQTAVSLPQMAAGLAPQQPLFPIQNMAAPMTSAPANLLQTSFPMAPVGVPSPVAQVSQPLFPVSTAGNGAVSSPYVASVAPGSIPATSPSVAPAGIGYASNNHGGQATVPSPASNNKASATQPGANEVYLVWDDEAMSMEERRLSLPKYQVHDETSQMNSIDAAIDRRISESRLAGRMAL, from the exons atggggaagaaaaagaagcgCGTGGAGAAGGTGTTCTGCTACTACTGCGACCGGGAGTTCGACGATGAGAAGATCCTCGTGCAGCACCAGAAGGCCAAGCACTTCAAGTGCCACGTCTGCCACAAGAAGctctccaccgccggcggcatGGCCATCCACGTCCTCCAGGTCCACAAGGAGTCCGTCACCAA GGTTCCAAATGCAAAGCCTGAGAGGGAATCAACAGAGATTGAGATCTTTGGGATGCAAGGGATTCCTCCAGATGTGTTGGCTGCCCACTATGGAGAAG AGGAAGACCCTTCATCGAAGGTAGCCAAAGTTGAAGTGCCGTCAATAAGACCTCCTGTTATGCCTAATCCAGCAGGCATGCTATATCCTCCACGACCGGCTTATGGTGTAGCTCCACCTAT GTATAACCCTGCACTGAATCCATTGATGGCCAGGCCTCCAATCTGGCCTGCTCCACCTCCACAACCTTGGTTTACACAACAAACAGCAGTTTCACTTCCTCAAATGGCTGCTGGGCTTGCACCACAACAGCCTCTGTTCCCTATTCAAAATATGGCTGCTCCTATGACATCAGCACCTGCAAATTTACTTCAGACTTCGTTCCCTATGGCCCCTGTTGGAGTACCTTCGCCTGTTGCTCAGGTGTCACAACCGTTGTTTCCTGTCAGCACTGCTGGAAATGGCGCTGTAAGTTCCCCATATGTAGCATCTGTTGCACCTGGAAGTATCCCAGCAACCTCTCCATCAGTTGCTCCTGCAGGAATCGGATATGCATCTAATAACCATG GAGGTCAAGCGACTGTACCTTCACCTGCTTCTAATAATAAAGCATCAGCCACCCAACCTGGTGCGAATGAAGTCTATCTGGTCTGGGATGATGAAGCGATGtcaatg GAGGAAAGAAGGTTGTCGTTGCCCAAGTATCAGGTGCATGATGAAACTAGCCAG ATGAATTCCATTGATGCAGCGATTGATCGAAGAATATCAGAAAGTCGGCTTGCTGGACGCATGGCCTTATAA